The following are encoded in a window of Coleofasciculus sp. FACHB-1120 genomic DNA:
- a CDS encoding nuclear transport factor 2 family protein has translation MNSEDIRIAIAQAREAWIARDAEALTALFAPDGEIILPGQQWQGQDKIRQEVTHFAQQYSDIKIEIQQIIVDGDRAVVEWYYEDTENATGHRNKADDVIVINFKEGQISRWREYFDTETPKLRTQ, from the coding sequence ATGAATTCAGAAGATATTCGGATAGCGATCGCGCAAGCGAGAGAGGCCTGGATTGCTCGTGACGCAGAGGCTCTAACCGCACTGTTTGCACCCGATGGTGAAATCATCCTACCGGGTCAACAATGGCAGGGGCAAGACAAAATTCGGCAAGAAGTTACTCATTTTGCTCAGCAATATTCAGACATAAAAATTGAGATTCAGCAGATTATCGTTGATGGCGATCGCGCAGTAGTCGAGTGGTATTACGAAGATACTGAAAATGCAACAGGTCATCGGAACAAAGCTGATGATGTCATTGTGATCAATTTCAAAGAGGGTCAGATTAGTCGCTGGCGTGAATATTTTGATACTGAAACCCCTAAGCTAAGAACACAATGA
- a CDS encoding PspC domain-containing protein: protein MGDIFSLVIITALLFFGPALSAIAIRRSLSIPWQLVLLAVCVFYSIFPILLTLGGTGLAERFACEAGGRGIVIYKCPGTPWLGDVITFMTFAHWGAIFTIPSGVVGFVGLLISLILKRNRLRTGVNTPERPTATFYRSRRRKVVAGVCAAIAQRWGLSLLGVRVAIVVLSVVITGIGLPIYLWVWLAFPLEPSPEPTQVG, encoded by the coding sequence ATGGGTGACATTTTTTCTCTAGTTATAATTACGGCGCTGTTATTTTTCGGCCCAGCGCTTTCTGCGATCGCAATTCGACGTTCTCTTTCGATTCCTTGGCAATTAGTCCTGCTTGCCGTTTGTGTTTTCTACAGCATTTTCCCAATTCTACTGACTTTGGGAGGTACGGGTTTGGCTGAACGCTTCGCCTGTGAAGCCGGTGGTAGGGGAATCGTTATCTATAAATGTCCTGGAACCCCCTGGCTTGGGGATGTGATTACGTTTATGACCTTTGCTCATTGGGGTGCAATTTTCACGATTCCATCCGGGGTTGTGGGTTTTGTCGGACTCCTCATTTCCTTAATCCTCAAAAGGAACAGGTTGCGAACTGGGGTAAACACACCAGAAAGACCAACTGCCACTTTTTACCGCAGCCGTCGCCGCAAGGTCGTTGCAGGAGTGTGTGCAGCGATCGCGCAACGGTGGGGACTGTCACTCCTGGGTGTACGGGTTGCTATAGTCGTTTTAAGCGTTGTTATAACCGGAATTGGTCTGCCGATTTACCTTTGGGTGTGGTTGGCGTTTCCCCTAGAACCATCCCCTGAGCCTACACAAGTTGGGTAA